A single region of the Sulfitobacter geojensis genome encodes:
- a CDS encoding Sua5/YciO/YrdC/YwlC family protein, translated as MTLNTQSPRRAEPLFDAKADAARAFEAVKNGGIAILPHTIGYAAMANSSDALQRIFKTKRRASGKLNAMIGNLEMHRQVHQCSTRGREIVEAITLDYNLPLGCIAPADMSHSLLAGMDADMLERSSKNGTVVMLMNAGECHAHLTKLSLAENVPLFGSSANVSLGGTKFKVEDIEPEIIEIADVVVDHGLQPFHPYAASSTLINVETLELQRKGSCYDDICYILDRHFGVQPV; from the coding sequence ATGACATTGAACACGCAATCACCCCGCCGTGCGGAACCGCTTTTTGACGCTAAGGCTGATGCCGCGCGCGCGTTCGAGGCTGTTAAAAACGGCGGCATCGCCATTCTGCCCCATACAATTGGTTACGCTGCGATGGCGAATAGCTCAGACGCCTTGCAACGCATTTTCAAAACCAAGCGCCGCGCATCCGGTAAGCTCAATGCGATGATTGGCAACTTGGAAATGCACCGTCAGGTGCACCAATGTTCCACCCGCGGCCGCGAAATTGTCGAGGCGATTACGCTTGATTACAATCTGCCACTCGGATGCATCGCGCCTGCTGATATGAGCCACTCTTTGTTGGCTGGGATGGATGCAGATATGCTGGAGCGCAGCAGCAAGAACGGAACGGTTGTCATGTTGATGAACGCCGGCGAATGTCATGCCCATTTGACGAAGCTTAGTCTCGCTGAAAACGTTCCTCTTTTCGGATCCTCCGCCAACGTTTCGCTGGGAGGCACCAAGTTCAAGGTCGAGGACATCGAACCAGAAATCATTGAAATCGCCGATGTGGTAGTTGACCATGGTTTGCAACCCTTTCACCCCTACGCCGCGTCTTCCACCCTAATCAATGTGGAGACTTTAGAACTGCAGCGTAAAGGGTCATGCTATGATGACATTTGCTATATTCTAGATCGCCACTTTGGAGTGCAGCCTGTATAA
- a CDS encoding CaiB/BaiF CoA transferase family protein → MAKQAESTKSLQGPLQDLRVIEMGQLLAGPFCGQMLADFGAEVIKCEQPGVGDPMRVWGREKPHGKSLWWPVVARNKKSITLNLRTEEGQQIVRDLVAGADILIENFRPGTMERWNLGYEELSKINPRLVMVRVTGFGQTGPYASRAGYGAIGEAMGGMRYVVGDPGSPPSRMGISIGDELAAIHAALGTVMAIHARERTGRGQIVDSAIYEAVLNMMESLVTEHQVAGYVRERTGAILPNVAPSNVYETAEGKMLLIAANQDTVFKRLAAAMGQPELASDPRYATHSARGTSQAELDAKIEEWTKTIALVPLQALLEDHGVPCGLIYTAADMMEDPHFKAREAIVQVEHPEFGPISMQNVAPRLSDTPGSVRHVGPELGEHNDEIFGGLLGIGPSERTQLIEKGVI, encoded by the coding sequence ATGGCAAAACAGGCAGAATCCACAAAATCGCTGCAAGGCCCGTTACAGGACCTTCGGGTGATCGAAATGGGCCAACTTCTTGCGGGACCGTTTTGCGGGCAGATGTTGGCTGATTTCGGCGCTGAGGTTATAAAATGCGAGCAACCCGGTGTCGGCGATCCGATGCGGGTCTGGGGGCGCGAAAAACCACATGGCAAATCGTTATGGTGGCCCGTCGTGGCCCGTAACAAGAAATCAATCACGCTCAATCTACGTACCGAAGAGGGGCAACAAATCGTCCGCGATCTTGTTGCAGGTGCAGATATTTTGATCGAAAACTTTCGCCCCGGTACGATGGAACGCTGGAACCTCGGCTATGAAGAGCTTAGTAAAATCAATCCGCGTCTGGTCATGGTCCGCGTCACCGGATTTGGCCAGACCGGCCCTTATGCTAGCCGGGCCGGGTACGGCGCGATTGGCGAAGCTATGGGCGGAATGCGTTATGTAGTCGGTGATCCGGGATCACCGCCCAGCCGTATGGGCATCTCCATCGGTGACGAATTGGCTGCAATACATGCGGCCCTCGGAACAGTCATGGCGATCCATGCAAGGGAGCGCACGGGCCGTGGCCAAATCGTTGACAGCGCTATTTACGAAGCGGTGTTGAATATGATGGAAAGCCTTGTGACGGAACATCAAGTGGCGGGCTATGTACGCGAACGTACCGGCGCCATTCTTCCCAACGTGGCACCCTCAAATGTCTACGAAACGGCCGAAGGCAAGATGCTGTTGATTGCCGCGAATCAGGATACAGTTTTTAAGCGGCTGGCTGCTGCGATGGGCCAACCGGAATTGGCGAGCGATCCACGCTATGCAACCCATTCCGCACGCGGTACTTCGCAAGCGGAACTTGATGCGAAGATTGAAGAGTGGACCAAGACAATTGCCTTGGTCCCGTTGCAGGCGCTGTTGGAAGACCACGGCGTGCCCTGCGGACTGATTTATACTGCCGCTGACATGATGGAAGACCCCCACTTCAAAGCACGCGAAGCAATCGTGCAGGTGGAGCATCCTGAATTCGGGCCCATTTCAATGCAAAACGTGGCTCCTCGCCTGTCTGACACACCGGGCAGCGTGCGGCATGTCGGGCCTGAACTGGGCGAACACAACGATGAAATTTTTGGCGGCTTGCTTGGTATTGGCCCTTCCGAGCGTACGCAACTGATAGAAAAGGGAGTCATCTGA
- a CDS encoding hydroxymethylglutaryl-CoA lyase gives MPEFAEIVEVSARDGIQNEPKILGLTQRVRLIERAREAGLCRFEVGSFVSATKVPQMAGTDQLVRDLPAELRADAIGLVLSKVGFERACAAGCSEVNFVIVLSDTFSLRNQGRDTAACVALWREIYSAMPAGMRSCVTFAAAFGCPFEGEVTRARLEAVLSEIGDALPDELSLADTIGVAVPRDIRDRIKAVQAFAPDKPLRLHLHNTRNTGYANVFAGLEQGVSIFEASLGGVGGCPFAPRATGNIATEDLIYMLERSGISTGVDLDRAIKAAEWLEGALNIQAPGLVLRAGGFPALERVAT, from the coding sequence TTGCCTGAATTCGCTGAAATCGTCGAAGTTTCTGCCCGAGATGGTATACAGAATGAGCCAAAGATTCTTGGGCTCACTCAGCGCGTGCGCCTGATTGAGCGTGCGCGGGAAGCCGGTTTGTGTCGCTTCGAGGTTGGTAGCTTTGTGAGCGCGACCAAGGTGCCGCAGATGGCTGGCACGGACCAATTGGTTCGCGATTTGCCGGCAGAGCTGCGTGCTGACGCTATCGGTTTGGTGTTGAGTAAAGTGGGTTTTGAGCGTGCCTGTGCGGCGGGGTGCAGTGAGGTAAACTTTGTTATTGTATTGTCCGATACCTTCAGCCTGCGCAATCAGGGGCGCGATACGGCGGCATGTGTTGCTTTGTGGAGAGAGATATACAGCGCGATGCCTGCGGGGATGCGTAGCTGCGTGACATTTGCTGCCGCCTTCGGCTGCCCTTTCGAGGGTGAAGTGACGCGTGCCCGGCTCGAGGCCGTCCTGAGCGAGATTGGAGATGCTTTGCCGGACGAGTTATCGCTGGCCGATACGATCGGCGTTGCTGTGCCTCGCGATATTCGTGACCGGATCAAGGCGGTTCAGGCTTTCGCGCCAGACAAGCCTCTGCGCCTGCATTTGCACAATACGCGCAATACAGGATACGCGAATGTATTCGCGGGGCTTGAGCAGGGCGTGAGCATTTTTGAAGCGAGCCTTGGTGGCGTAGGGGGGTGCCCGTTCGCGCCCCGCGCGACAGGTAATATCGCGACCGAAGATTTGATTTACATGCTTGAGCGTTCCGGAATTTCAACAGGGGTCGACCTGGATCGAGCGATCAAAGCTGCCGAATGGCTTGAGGGGGCGCTGAACATTCAGGCACCGGGACTGGTTTTACGTGCGGGTGGTTTTCCTGCCCTAGAAAGGGTCGCAACATGA
- a CDS encoding GntR family transcriptional regulator translates to MSGKQDRQSAVEVAYRSLRKGILSGALDAGERLTEAAIAKRLEISRTPVREAISRLISEGFVERGEGYSTRVVNFALDEVMLVFDIRARIESYAVREATINARPDEIGLLRSLSDQMTALTPPRKEAEFETLSDLNEEFHRTLYGLTRSPRLQVIMGAVVDVGIVARTYRSYSDRAMIRSANHHAELVDAIEAGQPDWAESVMRSHVLAAKASLVALKPEDKEIK, encoded by the coding sequence ATGAGTGGAAAGCAAGATCGTCAAAGCGCCGTCGAAGTTGCGTATCGCTCTTTGCGCAAAGGTATCTTGAGTGGGGCACTGGACGCAGGTGAGCGTTTGACAGAGGCAGCAATCGCCAAGCGGCTTGAGATTAGTCGCACGCCTGTCCGCGAAGCGATCAGCCGGCTGATTTCTGAGGGCTTTGTCGAGCGCGGCGAGGGCTATAGCACGCGAGTTGTGAATTTCGCGCTCGATGAGGTGATGCTCGTTTTTGATATTCGGGCACGCATCGAGAGTTATGCGGTGCGCGAAGCGACAATAAATGCCCGACCTGATGAAATTGGGCTGTTGCGGAGTCTTTCTGATCAGATGACCGCGCTGACGCCACCGCGAAAGGAGGCGGAATTCGAAACGCTGAGCGACCTCAACGAGGAGTTTCACCGCACGCTTTACGGGCTCACACGCTCGCCCCGGTTGCAGGTCATCATGGGGGCGGTCGTGGATGTTGGCATCGTTGCCCGCACCTACCGCAGCTACTCCGACCGCGCGATGATCCGCAGCGCCAATCATCATGCCGAACTGGTGGATGCGATTGAAGCCGGACAGCCGGATTGGGCCGAAAGTGTTATGCGCTCTCATGTGCTGGCGGCCAAGGCGAGCCTTGTCGCACTGAAGCCTGAAGATAAGGAGATCAAATGA
- a CDS encoding polysaccharide deacetylase family protein codes for MMDWITQDRISPEPVAPIDWPNGKRVAVWIVPNLEFYEYLPERYDFRDQFSRIKHPDIMQGSWRDYGNRVGVWRMTEALDEYPVRVTASTNLAIFEHCPEIAALVKERDWEVMSHGVYNTRYLGSGTPQEEQVEIDLTLSLAQKHTGQRIRGLLGPCVTNSAQTMDLIAASGFTYHADWVHDDVPAPIKTPAGQLMSMPYAYETNDGPALEGHFDAEFLVQSNIAQFERLRKEGGKVYCLPLHTYLIGQPHTINALRRILDHICNCEDVWFAQGGEIAAAARTAWEANQ; via the coding sequence ATGATGGATTGGATCACGCAAGATCGGATCTCACCGGAGCCCGTCGCGCCGATTGATTGGCCAAATGGAAAACGGGTTGCCGTCTGGATTGTGCCAAACCTAGAATTTTATGAATATTTGCCAGAGCGCTACGATTTTAGGGATCAGTTCTCACGGATCAAACACCCTGATATCATGCAAGGGTCCTGGCGCGATTATGGCAACCGCGTCGGAGTCTGGCGGATGACGGAAGCCTTGGACGAATACCCGGTGCGGGTCACGGCATCGACCAATTTGGCAATTTTCGAACATTGTCCCGAAATCGCGGCACTGGTGAAGGAGCGTGATTGGGAGGTGATGAGCCACGGGGTTTACAACACCCGCTACCTTGGCTCCGGAACACCGCAGGAGGAGCAGGTTGAAATCGATCTTACGCTGTCTCTGGCGCAAAAGCACACGGGACAAAGAATTCGCGGGCTGCTTGGGCCTTGCGTCACCAATAGCGCGCAAACAATGGATCTGATTGCGGCATCGGGTTTTACCTATCACGCGGATTGGGTGCATGACGATGTGCCGGCTCCGATCAAGACGCCGGCAGGGCAGCTGATGTCGATGCCGTATGCCTATGAAACAAACGACGGACCCGCGCTTGAGGGGCATTTCGATGCAGAATTTCTTGTTCAAAGTAACATTGCCCAGTTCGAGCGGCTACGCAAAGAAGGTGGCAAAGTGTACTGCCTGCCGCTGCATACCTATCTGATCGGACAGCCCCACACGATTAACGCGTTGCGGCGCATTTTGGATCATATTTGCAACTGTGAAGATGTCTGGTTCGCTCAGGGCGGTGAGATTGCCGCCGCTGCCCGTACCGCATGGGAGGCAAACCAATGA
- a CDS encoding isochorismatase family protein, which produces MTTNNPTPDTSAALEEIRAMYEGQKIRSIKLGLGQKAAVLIVDFQHIYTRGRAATGLDAVNATAQLLDRTRQHDIPTIYTVVSYQPERHDEVLWLEKLPGLKDNTAGQQEVEVEELVAPFDQDAVIEKEAASAFYGTGLSEMLTSQGIDTLLVCGTSTSGCVRATVVDGMAHGFRMIVVKECVCDRSALLHELSLFDMGTKYGDVITQSELMADLEAVWAAS; this is translated from the coding sequence ATGACCACCAACAATCCTACTCCCGATACCAGTGCGGCATTGGAAGAAATTCGCGCGATGTACGAGGGCCAGAAGATCCGCTCGATCAAGCTGGGTCTGGGACAGAAGGCCGCTGTTCTGATTGTCGACTTTCAACACATATATACCCGCGGACGCGCGGCCACGGGGTTGGATGCGGTAAACGCCACTGCACAGTTGCTTGACCGGACGCGGCAACACGACATACCGACCATCTATACCGTAGTGTCATACCAACCCGAGCGGCATGACGAGGTGCTTTGGTTGGAGAAACTGCCGGGGTTGAAAGATAATACCGCCGGACAACAAGAAGTCGAAGTTGAGGAGCTTGTTGCGCCTTTCGATCAGGACGCTGTGATCGAAAAGGAGGCGGCATCTGCCTTCTATGGAACGGGTCTGTCCGAAATGTTGACTTCTCAGGGCATCGACACCCTGTTGGTCTGTGGCACGTCAACATCCGGCTGCGTCAGGGCAACGGTTGTGGATGGCATGGCGCACGGGTTCCGCATGATCGTTGTCAAGGAATGCGTCTGTGACCGTTCCGCTTTGCTGCACGAATTATCCTTGTTCGATATGGGTACCAAATATGGCGATGTGATTACCCAATCTGAACTGATGGCGGATCTTGAAGCCGTGTGGGCGGCATCATGA
- a CDS encoding methionine ABC transporter ATP-binding protein gives MMDGSTQSPTAISIRGASKRFQTSAGPVDALRPTNLTIASGEIVGLLGFSGAGKSTLLRLMNLLETPTTGEVQVAGANLTDLQTGALRAQRRKIGMIFQQFNLLSHNTALENVAFALRVAGVGKKERRSRAEEALAVVGLEDKAHAYPAQLSGGQRQRVAIARALVNEPEVLLCDEATSALDPHTSLSILRFLKRLNEEKGTTIVIVTHDIKVASYICNRCAIMQEGEIREWVDMAEPKPETPLGQFFLETAKGWTDDTVLPDDSA, from the coding sequence ATGATGGATGGCTCAACACAAAGCCCAACCGCAATATCGATCCGTGGCGCGTCAAAGCGGTTCCAAACCTCGGCCGGTCCGGTTGACGCCTTGCGACCCACTAATTTGACAATCGCATCAGGAGAGATTGTCGGATTGCTCGGGTTTTCCGGCGCAGGGAAATCTACGCTACTGCGGTTGATGAACTTACTTGAAACCCCAACAACGGGTGAGGTTCAGGTTGCCGGTGCAAACCTGACCGATCTGCAAACTGGCGCTTTGCGTGCGCAGCGGCGCAAGATCGGGATGATTTTTCAACAGTTCAATCTGCTGAGCCATAATACCGCCCTTGAAAATGTAGCTTTTGCACTGCGGGTTGCCGGTGTGGGCAAAAAGGAGCGGCGGTCACGTGCAGAAGAAGCGTTGGCCGTGGTGGGGTTGGAAGACAAAGCGCATGCGTACCCTGCCCAACTATCCGGCGGGCAAAGGCAACGTGTCGCGATTGCACGAGCTCTGGTGAACGAGCCTGAGGTTCTACTGTGTGACGAAGCGACAAGTGCACTTGATCCGCATACGTCCTTGTCAATCTTGCGGTTTTTGAAGCGGTTGAACGAGGAAAAGGGCACGACAATCGTGATCGTCACCCATGACATCAAAGTGGCCAGTTACATCTGTAATCGCTGCGCAATCATGCAGGAAGGCGAGATCCGAGAATGGGTCGATATGGCCGAGCCGAAACCGGAAACGCCCTTGGGGCAGTTCTTTCTTGAAACAGCGAAGGGTTGGACGGACGACACCGTTTTGCCCGACGACAGCGCGTGA
- a CDS encoding methionine ABC transporter permease codes for MVGITMVVAIVVGGPLGLLLYITGRGGLKERRWLNETLGYAVNVLRSFPFIILLVVLIPVTRLLVGTSIGPRAAAVGLSVAAIPFFARLVEQSLREVPRGVVDAAIAGGASHRQIVRLVLLPEAMPALVSSLTVTAISFIAYSAVAGAIGAGGIGDLAIRYGYYRFETEVMIWCVIVMFILVQLTQWLGTWAARAVDKR; via the coding sequence ATGGTTGGTATTACCATGGTTGTCGCCATCGTGGTTGGGGGGCCCCTTGGTCTGCTGCTGTATATCACGGGTCGCGGCGGGCTAAAGGAACGTCGCTGGCTAAACGAAACGCTTGGTTATGCTGTGAATGTTCTGCGCTCGTTTCCCTTCATTATTTTGTTGGTGGTCCTAATTCCGGTCACACGGCTTTTGGTGGGAACGTCAATCGGGCCGCGGGCCGCGGCTGTCGGGCTTTCTGTTGCGGCCATTCCATTCTTTGCACGACTGGTCGAACAATCCCTGCGCGAAGTACCACGCGGCGTTGTCGACGCCGCAATCGCCGGAGGTGCCTCACACCGCCAGATTGTGCGTCTTGTCCTGTTGCCGGAAGCGATGCCGGCGCTTGTGTCCAGTCTAACCGTGACCGCGATTAGCTTTATCGCCTATTCAGCCGTTGCCGGTGCAATCGGCGCTGGGGGCATCGGAGATCTTGCAATCCGGTACGGGTATTACCGTTTCGAAACCGAGGTGATGATCTGGTGCGTCATCGTCATGTTTATTCTTGTTCAACTAACGCAATGGTTGGGTACTTGGGCCGCCCGCGCCGTTGATAAAAGATAA